In the genome of Methanofollis sp., one region contains:
- a CDS encoding A24 family peptidase C-terminal domain-containing protein: MILPLVIASLAVGATLMYASVLDHRERRVPFRTWYPMLIVAGPSAVIFYAGLLTGGLAGTALYFLALSLIFAAVFYIFGMLHLFGGADAWALIFLSLCIPAFPVEPMLGVPPMDFFPFSVITDALLLNLVAPLALCVYNIVRGNRAPFPYMFFGYPVEGKDIRNHFGFVMEEITEEDGKISRRFLKIRESLRRTVQGGERRMYTKDLREHPERYAQELAQYRKAGTVWISYAVPFIIPITAGFVTALFIGDLLFMIIKVLAGV; encoded by the coding sequence ATGATACTTCCTCTTGTCATCGCATCTCTTGCTGTGGGTGCAACGCTTATGTACGCATCGGTTCTCGATCACCGTGAACGGCGGGTGCCTTTCCGCACCTGGTACCCGATGCTTATAGTGGCAGGGCCCTCTGCTGTAATATTTTACGCAGGCCTCCTCACCGGAGGCCTTGCCGGGACGGCCCTGTACTTCCTCGCGCTCTCCCTGATCTTTGCCGCTGTTTTCTATATCTTCGGCATGCTCCACCTCTTCGGAGGCGCCGATGCCTGGGCCCTGATCTTTCTTTCCCTCTGCATCCCGGCCTTCCCGGTCGAGCCCATGCTCGGAGTCCCGCCCATGGATTTCTTTCCCTTCTCCGTGATCACAGACGCCCTCCTCCTCAACCTCGTCGCGCCCCTCGCCCTCTGCGTGTACAATATCGTCAGGGGGAACAGGGCGCCCTTCCCGTACATGTTCTTCGGCTATCCGGTGGAAGGGAAAGATATCAGGAACCATTTCGGCTTTGTGATGGAGGAGATCACCGAGGAGGACGGAAAGATCTCCCGCCGTTTCCTCAAGATCCGCGAGTCCTTGCGGCGGACTGTGCAGGGCGGTGAGAGGCGGATGTACACGAAAGACCTGCGTGAGCACCCAGAGCGCTACGCACAGGAACTCGCCCAGTACAGGAAGGCGGGCACAGTCTGGATCAGTTATGCCGTCCCCTTCATCATCCCGATCACCGCCGGTTTCGTCACGGCACTTTTTATCGGCGACCTGCTATTTATGATCATAAAGGTACTTGCAGGAGTGTGA
- the hisI gene encoding phosphoribosyl-AMP cyclohydrolase, which yields MELNYADGLVPVVVQDAGTKEVLMLAWANEEAVRLTGETGYAHYWSRSRQKIWKKGEESGNVQEVVEVRADCDADALLYLVRQRGAACHTGHYSCFFRTIDGREIAAPLFDPADVYANKG from the coding sequence ATGGAACTGAACTATGCGGATGGCCTTGTCCCGGTCGTGGTGCAGGACGCGGGGACAAAAGAGGTGCTGATGCTCGCCTGGGCAAACGAGGAGGCAGTGCGGCTGACCGGGGAGACAGGGTATGCCCACTACTGGTCGCGCAGCAGGCAGAAGATCTGGAAGAAGGGGGAAGAGAGCGGGAATGTGCAGGAGGTCGTGGAGGTCAGGGCCGACTGCGACGCGGACGCCCTCCTGTACCTTGTCAGGCAGAGGGGAGCGGCCTGCCATACCGGTCATTATTCCTGTTTTTTTCGGACGATCGATGGGAGGGAGATCGCCGCGCCGCTCTTCGATCCTGCGGATGTATATGCTAATAAAGGATAA
- a CDS encoding 4Fe-4S binding protein, protein MIEITVDSTACNGCGLCVKDCPMRVYELKGGTSVPVRPENCMGCLSCHEICPAQALEHRGVYPSKRHYVDIRVCEMLNRVI, encoded by the coding sequence GTGATAGAGATAACTGTCGATTCAACGGCCTGCAACGGATGCGGTCTTTGCGTGAAGGATTGTCCGATGCGGGTCTATGAACTCAAAGGAGGGACCAGTGTTCCTGTCCGTCCCGAGAACTGCATGGGCTGTCTCTCCTGCCATGAGATCTGCCCTGCCCAGGCACTGGAACACCGGGGGGTCTACCCCTCGAAACGTCACTATGTCGATATCCGCGTCTGCGAGATGCTCA